A section of the Methanosarcina mazei S-6 genome encodes:
- a CDS encoding DNA alkylation repair protein, with the protein MQADITSRIRKDLSENADEKTKNSSSRFFKEEVKCLGIKTSIVGKIAKDYFKEMQKSGRADKKNVFSLAEELLKSDYCEEAYIAFDWAYQVRDQYTEDDFPVFERWIENYVNNWAKCDTLCNHAVGSFIEEFPEFVDNLKTWAKSDNRWFRRAAAVTLVLPARKGLFLPEVFAIANILLTDKDDLVRKGYGWMLKEASKPHQQEVFEYVMRNKKEMPRTSLRYAIEKFPPDLRAEAMKK; encoded by the coding sequence GTGCAAGCCGATATAACATCCAGGATTAGAAAGGACCTCAGCGAAAACGCTGATGAGAAAACCAAAAATAGCTCTTCCCGTTTTTTTAAAGAGGAAGTAAAGTGTCTCGGAATAAAGACTTCTATTGTCGGAAAGATAGCAAAAGACTATTTTAAGGAGATGCAGAAGTCAGGCAGGGCGGATAAAAAGAACGTGTTCTCCCTTGCTGAAGAGCTCCTGAAATCGGACTACTGCGAGGAAGCCTATATCGCCTTCGACTGGGCATACCAGGTAAGAGACCAGTACACAGAAGACGACTTTCCTGTTTTTGAGCGCTGGATCGAAAATTACGTTAACAACTGGGCAAAATGCGATACCCTCTGCAACCACGCGGTTGGCTCTTTTATAGAAGAATTCCCTGAATTTGTTGATAACCTCAAGACATGGGCGAAGTCTGACAACCGCTGGTTCAGGCGGGCAGCAGCCGTAACCCTTGTCCTGCCTGCAAGAAAAGGCCTGTTTCTTCCCGAAGTCTTTGCGATTGCAAACATCCTCCTGACAGATAAAGACGACCTGGTCAGGAAAGGCTACGGCTGGATGCTGAAAGAAGCCAGCAAGCCCCACCAGCAGGAAGTCTTCGAATACGTCATGAGAAACAAAAAAGAAATGCCCAGGACCTCCCTGAGGTACGCTATCGAAAAATTCCCTCCTGACCTCCGGGCTGAAGCTATGAAAAAATGA
- the cas6 gene encoding CRISPR system precrRNA processing endoribonuclease RAMP protein Cas6: MPQKISLKFKPKAKFEIPASNGYQIYSALLAKIESNNEEISKHVHDSSIGSISISGLNGRFRNGERPNYRIITPENLYETRIGIIDPKESDIFKSLISQLIFSISEESISIELDGGDLEVVECQSQDESFEEILRKVSELIGKAISININFKTPTCIQYKNSKSFEMFPHRTAVFNSLLSKWNSVCPGELKMDLERDEISRYILEMPDANSYQTHNVMVNTIFDKNKGHFRPIFNLGFTGKCTYAFSKNVPQDIRNAILMLSIFAGYSGVGSAVSRGCGCVDVELSEVNK, from the coding sequence ATGCCTCAGAAGATATCCCTAAAATTTAAGCCAAAAGCAAAATTTGAGATTCCTGCAAGCAATGGCTATCAGATATACTCAGCTCTCTTGGCCAAAATTGAGTCTAATAATGAGGAGATCAGTAAACACGTACATGATTCATCCATAGGTTCAATTTCAATAAGTGGGCTAAACGGCAGATTTCGAAACGGTGAAAGACCAAACTACAGAATAATTACCCCTGAAAACTTATATGAAACCAGAATAGGGATCATTGACCCAAAGGAATCTGACATTTTTAAATCTTTAATAAGTCAACTTATTTTCTCAATTTCTGAAGAGAGCATTTCAATCGAATTAGATGGTGGGGATCTAGAAGTAGTCGAATGCCAATCTCAGGATGAAAGTTTTGAGGAAATTTTAAGAAAAGTTTCGGAATTGATTGGTAAAGCAATTTCAATAAATATAAACTTCAAGACGCCCACCTGTATCCAGTATAAAAACAGCAAGTCTTTTGAAATGTTCCCTCACCGGACAGCAGTTTTTAATTCTTTACTTTCGAAGTGGAATTCTGTCTGTCCAGGTGAATTAAAAATGGATCTTGAAAGGGACGAAATTTCAAGGTATATTCTGGAAATGCCGGATGCAAACTCTTACCAGACGCATAATGTGATGGTTAATACCATTTTTGACAAAAATAAGGGTCATTTCAGACCTATTTTCAATCTCGGATTTACAGGAAAATGTACTTACGCCTTTTCCAAAAATGTTCCTCAAGATATAAGAAATGCGATTTTGATGCTATCTATTTTTGCAGGATACAGTGGAGTTGGAAGTGCTGTGAGCCGTGGATGTGGATGTGTGGATGTTGAATTATCAGAGGTGAATAAATGA
- the csa3 gene encoding CRISPR-associated CARF protein Csa3, whose translation MKTYVSLLGYDTSQFYSLIVKYGIEKNDRIVLIRPQEESDGQGKKSVREIEDIANKIDKSIKVDVHRVNHLDFNSMLLSIIDLLESIETEIIANISGGSRDIFLAFSIACLTQTGKISKVTNYSDVDRELREIQLPHIVNALDEKLNILLEDIVKHEPTIASEIADRLQISESTISRNVNKLKGLRAIDVDNQGKTRYISTTTTGKIFLKIKN comes from the coding sequence ATGAAGACCTATGTTTCTTTACTCGGATATGATACATCACAATTTTATTCACTTATCGTAAAATACGGTATTGAGAAAAACGACAGAATTGTTTTAATAAGACCCCAGGAAGAAAGTGATGGGCAGGGAAAAAAATCGGTACGAGAAATTGAAGATATTGCGAATAAAATTGACAAGTCTATCAAAGTCGACGTCCATAGAGTTAATCACCTTGATTTTAACTCCATGTTGTTGTCGATAATCGATCTACTTGAAAGCATTGAGACAGAAATAATTGCCAATATTTCCGGAGGCTCAAGAGACATATTTTTAGCATTTTCAATTGCGTGCCTGACCCAAACTGGAAAAATAAGCAAGGTTACTAACTATAGTGATGTAGACCGTGAACTTCGAGAAATTCAATTGCCTCACATCGTAAATGCTCTGGATGAAAAACTAAACATATTGCTGGAAGATATTGTTAAACATGAACCCACTATAGCATCAGAAATAGCTGATCGTTTGCAGATTTCTGAAAGTACGATTTCCAGGAATGTAAATAAATTGAAAGGCTTGAGAGCAATTGACGTTGATAATCAAGGGAAAACAAGATATATCTCAACCACAACAACGGGAAAGATCTTTTTAAAAATAAAAAATTGA